In Bacillus cereus ATCC 14579, a single window of DNA contains:
- a CDS encoding FAD binding domain-containing protein: MIPFDFEYYRPNSITEALQLYSKLYQEGKTPIYYNGGTEIITLGRLGNLSLKSVIDIKEIPECNVLGRYQRYVVLGSALTLTHVSDSNVFPLLSKTASRVADRTARNKITLGGNIAGEICYREAVLPFLLADSTLGIVGMKGIRYVSIHSLFIERLQLSKGEFLLQVLTDIEYVGLPFYSVKKRKLEKIDYPLITLAALKKGNKIRMAFSGLCAFPFRSTAMEFAINNNQMSVEERIENTVLRIPAPVLDDIRGSREYRLFVLRNILRDMLEHFEGGIF, encoded by the coding sequence ATGATTCCATTTGACTTTGAATATTACCGCCCCAACTCTATAACAGAAGCATTACAACTATATTCTAAGCTTTATCAAGAAGGGAAAACGCCGATATATTACAACGGTGGAACTGAAATTATTACCCTTGGTAGATTGGGGAATCTTTCTCTCAAGTCTGTAATTGATATAAAGGAAATTCCGGAATGTAATGTGCTTGGAAGGTATCAGCGTTATGTAGTTCTTGGTTCAGCACTTACTTTAACTCATGTTTCAGATTCGAATGTGTTTCCACTTTTGAGTAAAACAGCGTCAAGAGTAGCAGACCGTACAGCACGGAACAAAATTACTTTAGGTGGAAACATTGCAGGGGAAATCTGTTATAGAGAGGCAGTGCTTCCGTTTTTATTAGCAGACAGCACTTTGGGAATTGTAGGAATGAAAGGTATACGTTACGTCTCTATCCATTCTCTATTTATAGAAAGACTACAATTAAGTAAGGGAGAATTTCTTTTACAAGTCTTAACTGATATAGAGTATGTTGGACTACCTTTTTATAGTGTGAAAAAGAGAAAACTTGAAAAAATTGATTACCCATTAATTACACTAGCTGCTTTGAAAAAAGGAAATAAAATTCGTATGGCATTTAGTGGATTATGTGCTTTTCCTTTTCGTTCTACTGCTATGGAATTTGCTATTAATAATAATCAGATGTCAGTTGAAGAGAGGATAGAAAATACTGTGTTACGTATTCCAGCACCTGTACTAGATGATATTCGTGGATCAAGAGAATATCGGTTGTTTGTATTAAGAAATATATTACGGGACATGTTAGAGCATTTTGAAGGAGGGATATTTTGA
- a CDS encoding (2Fe-2S)-binding protein has translation MIKKLTLYINGENRQGIVRTADTLLDTLRDQFNLTGAKRGCENGDCGTCTVLVDGWPIKSCIMLAVEATEKRITTIEGLHESPVQRAFIEHWAFQCGYCTPGFIVNCHALIVNYPKVTDKIIEEWLESNICRCTSYQEIREAVKSLLQS, from the coding sequence TTGATTAAAAAGCTTACCCTTTATATAAATGGAGAAAATCGGCAGGGAATAGTGAGAACAGCTGATACCCTTTTAGATACATTGAGAGATCAATTTAATCTAACAGGTGCAAAACGTGGATGTGAAAATGGGGACTGTGGAACTTGTACGGTTTTAGTGGATGGATGGCCGATAAAATCTTGTATCATGCTTGCAGTAGAAGCAACAGAAAAAAGGATAACAACAATTGAAGGTTTACATGAATCTCCTGTACAACGAGCATTTATAGAACATTGGGCATTTCAGTGTGGGTACTGTACGCCGGGGTTTATTGTAAACTGTCATGCTCTTATAGTAAATTATCCCAAAGTAACAGACAAAATAATTGAGGAGTGGTTAGAATCAAACATTTGCCGATGTACAAGCTATCAAGAAATTAGAGAAGCAGTAAAATCCCTTCTTCAAAGTTAA
- a CDS encoding XdhC family protein, with amino-acid sequence MVDIHEILETVIASPQGYTIATILRVAGSSYRKEGSMMVFGEDGTKVGMLSAGCIEEELYLYTKDLINEKWSIHEFDMREENDLSWGVGCNGIIYILLEKVNYIYQEYLRKVREYTEKGLRVWMIKDLLKSKTLFFSEEGDEFGDWEGEIPALPELKNGWYEHLYVYCFEPRPKLFVIGAGEDAKPLVSLAKKTGFFVTICDWREGLCTPLRFPEADRHVVGFPKKILSRISIKKQDFIMIMTHHFKRDQELLSLLQNHPCRYLGILGSRYRTVRLLGGLDKPKWIFSPAGLSIGSEGPMEIAISILAEMIQIMRMKNDENSRNISSSWKE; translated from the coding sequence ATGGTTGATATACATGAGATATTAGAGACAGTAATAGCAAGCCCACAAGGTTACACTATTGCAACCATCCTTCGGGTAGCCGGTTCATCATACCGGAAAGAAGGTTCAATGATGGTATTTGGAGAAGATGGGACAAAGGTTGGAATGCTCAGCGCGGGGTGTATTGAGGAAGAACTTTATCTTTATACTAAAGATTTAATTAATGAAAAATGGAGCATACATGAATTCGATATGAGGGAAGAAAATGATTTATCATGGGGAGTAGGGTGTAATGGAATTATTTATATATTATTAGAAAAAGTGAATTATATATATCAAGAGTATTTACGAAAAGTAAGAGAATATACAGAAAAAGGGCTACGTGTCTGGATGATAAAAGATTTATTAAAATCGAAGACTCTTTTTTTTAGCGAAGAAGGAGATGAATTTGGAGATTGGGAAGGAGAAATTCCAGCACTTCCTGAATTGAAAAATGGTTGGTATGAACATCTATATGTATATTGCTTCGAACCACGACCAAAATTGTTTGTAATTGGTGCAGGAGAAGATGCCAAGCCACTTGTCTCCTTAGCAAAAAAAACAGGGTTTTTTGTTACTATTTGTGATTGGAGAGAGGGATTATGCACACCGCTACGGTTTCCAGAAGCGGATAGGCATGTTGTCGGTTTTCCAAAAAAGATTCTATCCAGGATATCTATAAAGAAACAGGATTTTATAATGATAATGACACATCATTTCAAACGGGATCAAGAACTACTTAGTCTATTGCAGAACCATCCTTGTCGTTACCTAGGTATTTTAGGGTCCCGATATCGTACCGTACGTTTGCTAGGAGGACTGGATAAACCTAAATGGATTTTCTCTCCTGCTGGTTTATCCATTGGATCCGAGGGACCAATGGAAATTGCTATAAGCATTCTGGCAGAAATGATACAAATAATGAGGATGAAGAACGATGAAAATAGTAGGAATATATCTAGCAGCTGGAAAGAGTAG